The following proteins are co-located in the Candidatus Bathyarchaeota archaeon genome:
- a CDS encoding glycoside hydrolase family 5 protein: MNNKGYRKPLTYKSQISKLGMKELRNAKFYAILLVSVMLTGAFSLSPALSALINSVVMRSSGAIATISSLHTEGRYIKDIFNNTVILRGINHAGFTDSPGGWWTTLDGWYPDEIREHVASMKEWGVNTVRFHTNIEWWIEDEVTFRGVYYPSYRQNIKDTIEIFSEAGIYVIFEGYSVLEYNPQTHMPFPPYLSPEEETIIPSQQAFVDWWVSVATELKDYPNVIFELWNEPVGDATAKEAWFDVVERCITAIREVTDKIIIVQWGYGSWVNISVPESTRGDISWVNDPRVQGTNILYSTHIYEDSVHRSEPEWQLCHTYDDLKAGFQYIQMEEMVTQWNKPLLIGEIGCVIDEGETGLARFNNSLTIFNEWELSYLAWWWRPDGKYRLLDSRTTRSPNAAGDILIASIARVP; the protein is encoded by the coding sequence ATGAACAACAAAGGCTATCGCAAACCTTTAACCTATAAATCGCAAATAAGTAAATTAGGTATGAAAGAATTGCGAAACGCAAAGTTTTATGCAATACTTCTGGTTTCAGTAATGCTTACCGGAGCTTTCTCTCTCTCTCCAGCTCTTTCGGCGCTGATAAATAGTGTAGTAATGAGGAGTTCCGGTGCAATAGCAACTATTTCATCATTGCATACTGAAGGAAGATACATCAAAGACATCTTCAATAACACAGTCATACTTAGAGGAATCAATCACGCTGGCTTCACCGATAGTCCGGGAGGATGGTGGACTACTTTGGATGGATGGTACCCAGATGAAATAAGAGAGCATGTGGCATCTATGAAAGAATGGGGCGTCAATACTGTGAGGTTTCACACAAACATTGAATGGTGGATCGAGGATGAAGTCACGTTTAGAGGTGTCTATTACCCATCCTACAGGCAGAACATTAAAGACACCATTGAAATCTTCAGCGAAGCAGGGATATACGTGATATTTGAAGGATATAGCGTTCTCGAATATAATCCACAAACCCATATGCCTTTCCCGCCATACCTCTCTCCAGAAGAAGAGACGATTATTCCCTCTCAGCAAGCTTTCGTGGACTGGTGGGTTAGTGTAGCAACCGAACTAAAAGACTACCCGAACGTCATTTTTGAGCTTTGGAACGAGCCTGTTGGGGATGCAACCGCCAAAGAAGCTTGGTTTGATGTGGTGGAAAGATGTATCACGGCTATTCGTGAAGTCACCGACAAAATAATAATAGTTCAGTGGGGTTACGGCTCATGGGTAAATATAAGTGTTCCTGAATCTACCCGAGGTGACATCTCATGGGTAAACGACCCACGAGTTCAAGGCACTAACATTCTCTACAGCACACACATTTACGAAGACTCAGTACATCGCAGTGAGCCAGAATGGCAGCTTTGTCATACCTACGACGACCTCAAAGCGGGATTTCAATATATACAGATGGAAGAAATGGTCACACAATGGAATAAGCCGCTTCTAATTGGAGAAATTGGATGCGTCATTGATGAAGGCGAGACTGGATTAGCACGTTTTAACAACAGCCTTACAATATTCAATGAATGGGAACTAAGCTACCTCGCTTGGTGGTGGCGTCCAGACGGAAAATACAGGCTTCTCGATTCTCGAACAACTAGAAGCCCAAACGCAGCAGGTGACATTCTCATCGCATCAATAGCACGCGTGCCATAA
- a CDS encoding glycosyltransferase family 4 protein, translating into MGDTGPTVRIYHLAKSLASLGHEVDILIPGNNPACKHIDGMTVHYINGACPQIILKILSKILGVSRSTSLFFYDVGFILKVSRMVLKFDIVQIEEQEGGGLLIPIISKILKKTIVVDCHDVFQTLRIKHTGTIRRILGTFLEKIAYKYSSAILTVSEKERELLVFYGIEKRKIHIIPNGVDTEAFNPSIEKSRVKDRFDLRHSRTVIFVGNMEYLPNREALQVIASEIAPRVQKEISGTKFLIVGRTPAEVECHNLIFTGVVENVAELLATSDVAIAPLSHGSGTRLKILEYFSCGLPVVSTSVGVEGLDVKSGVHALIRDNVDKFAIEVIKLLKDRALAIRLGKAARELVVNNYDWKKIVRHQTRVYHNLLLGINNKPRFGDKL; encoded by the coding sequence TTGGGGGATACTGGCCCGACTGTACGTATTTATCATTTAGCAAAGAGTCTGGCATCCCTAGGTCATGAAGTTGATATATTGATTCCTGGAAATAATCCAGCTTGTAAGCACATTGATGGAATGACTGTGCATTATATAAACGGGGCTTGTCCACAAATTATTTTGAAAATTCTCAGCAAAATATTAGGGGTATCAAGGTCAACATCCCTTTTTTTTTATGATGTAGGTTTCATTTTAAAAGTTAGTCGAATGGTTCTCAAATTTGATATAGTTCAGATAGAAGAACAAGAGGGTGGCGGACTATTAATTCCTATTATATCGAAAATATTAAAAAAGACAATTGTAGTTGATTGTCATGATGTCTTTCAAACTCTAAGAATAAAACATACAGGCACAATACGGAGAATCCTAGGGACTTTTCTGGAGAAAATAGCTTACAAATACTCAAGTGCCATATTGACTGTTTCAGAAAAAGAAAGGGAACTTCTGGTTTTTTACGGAATCGAAAAGCGCAAAATTCATATCATACCTAATGGTGTAGATACTGAAGCTTTCAATCCTTCGATAGAGAAGAGCCGTGTTAAAGATCGTTTTGATTTGAGACATTCTCGTACGGTGATTTTTGTTGGAAATATGGAGTATCTACCTAACCGCGAAGCTTTGCAAGTAATAGCTTCAGAGATTGCCCCGCGAGTTCAGAAAGAGATCAGCGGCACAAAGTTTCTTATAGTAGGGAGAACTCCTGCAGAGGTGGAATGTCATAATTTAATCTTCACAGGAGTTGTTGAAAATGTTGCTGAGCTTCTTGCCACTTCTGATGTTGCTATTGCTCCGCTATCTCATGGATCGGGTACAAGGTTAAAGATACTTGAATATTTCTCATGCGGTCTTCCTGTCGTATCCACGAGCGTTGGCGTTGAAGGTTTAGATGTCAAGAGTGGAGTTCACGCTTTGATCAGAGACAACGTGGATAAATTTGCTATCGAAGTGATCAAGTTGTTGAAGGATAGAGCATTGGCGATTAGACTTGGGAAAGCTGCAAGGGAACTTGTTGTTAATAATTACGATTGGAAAAAAATTGTAAGGCATCAGACTAGAGTTTATCACAATTTGCTTTTGGGAATAAACAACAAACCGAGATTTGGCGATAAACTTTAG
- a CDS encoding glycosyltransferase: MKLIFEKQCNRLMKPIVSIGICVKNCETSVKEAIDSVCIQDFPHELMEVIIVDDGSEDRTLLMVVNLASKMDIQVKVFHSEWRGLGFARNLIVEQARGKYIVWVDGDMILPIDHVRKQVRFMEQNPKVGIAKAKYGMVPKENIVATLENVPFMVYDTKPGMVNLKLPGTGGAIYRVKAIRQVGGFDSGLKGTGEDQDAAYRVRASGWFLDQSPAVFYEERVRTWKGLWDKYFWYGYGDHDLYCKNRKIFSLYRMNPIAGFIAGTMYVLDTHRLISYKGVFLLPFHFAFKMVAWCLGFAKARLDFAHVNYPLREQSK, translated from the coding sequence ATGAAGCTTATTTTTGAGAAACAGTGCAATCGTCTAATGAAACCGATAGTTAGTATAGGGATTTGTGTTAAAAATTGTGAAACTTCTGTAAAAGAGGCTATTGACAGCGTTTGCATCCAAGATTTTCCGCATGAACTCATGGAGGTAATCATAGTAGACGACGGTAGCGAGGATAGGACACTACTAATGGTAGTAAATCTAGCCTCAAAAATGGACATTCAAGTTAAGGTATTTCATAGTGAATGGAGGGGCTTGGGGTTCGCAAGAAACTTGATAGTTGAGCAAGCAAGAGGTAAATACATTGTTTGGGTTGATGGTGACATGATATTGCCTATCGACCATGTGAGGAAGCAAGTAAGGTTTATGGAACAAAACCCAAAAGTAGGGATCGCTAAGGCGAAATATGGAATGGTGCCAAAAGAAAACATAGTTGCAACTTTGGAAAATGTCCCTTTCATGGTTTATGATACCAAACCCGGAATGGTAAACCTGAAACTCCCTGGAACTGGTGGAGCAATTTACCGTGTCAAAGCCATCAGACAAGTAGGAGGATTTGATAGTGGTTTAAAGGGTACTGGAGAAGATCAAGACGCAGCATATAGAGTTAGAGCTTCAGGCTGGTTTCTTGACCAAAGCCCCGCGGTCTTTTACGAAGAAAGGGTTAGGACTTGGAAGGGTTTATGGGATAAGTATTTTTGGTATGGCTACGGAGATCATGATCTTTATTGCAAAAACCGAAAAATATTTTCTCTTTATAGGATGAACCCTATTGCAGGTTTTATCGCGGGAACCATGTATGTTCTTGATACGCATAGACTAATAAGCTACAAAGGTGTCTTCTTGCTACCATTCCACTTCGCTTTTAAAATGGTTGCTTGGTGTTTAGGTTTTGCAAAAGCGCGTTTGGATTTCGCGCATGTAAATTATCCGTTGAGAGAGCAAAGCAAATGA